GCCGGATCGGTCGTCTGGTCGGGAAAGGTCTTGGAGTACAGCACTCCGCCCAACTGCCAACGCTTCTCGAAGGCCGCGCGCCGCTCTTCCGCGCTGAAATGCATGGCTGGTTTGGTCGCCGTGATGTGCGGTGATCCCCCGCCGCTGCGCCACGACAGCCGGCGCCGTTCCGCATAACCGCTCTTGATCTCGTCGAGTTCCTGAGGGGACAGCGGTTTGTTGCCGGCCGGGACGCTGAAATTCGGGGTGCGCTGAAAGACGGTCAGTTGCGCGGCCTGCTCGGCGATGAGCGGAATCGATTGGATGCCTGAGGATCCGGTGCCGATGACGGCCACCCGCTTACCGGTGAAGTCGACGGGTTCGTGCGGCCAGTGCGCGGTGTGGTAAATCTCGCCTGCGAAGGTGTCCAGTCCGGGGAACTGGGGCGTCATGGCGTCCGACAGCGGGCCGGTCGCCATCAGCACGTAGCGCGCCGTGAGCCGTTGCCCGGTGTCGGTGGCGATTGTCCAGTGCAGCGCGTCCTCGTCGAAAACGGCCGAGCTGACCCGGGTGTTGAGCTCGATGTCGCGGCGCAGGTCGAGTTTGTCGGCGACCCAGTTCAGGTAGCGCAGGATCTCCGGCTGCGTCGCGTACTTCTCGGTCCAGTCCCACTCCTGCTGCAGCTCCTCGGAGAACGAGTAGCAGTAGTCGACGCTCTCGACGTCACAACGGGCGCCTGGGTAGCGGTTGTAGTACCAGGTGCCGCCGAGCTCGGGGGCGGCCTCGAGCACCCGGACCTGCAGGCCCTGGGCGCGCAGCTTGTGCAGGGCGTACAGGCCGGCGAAGCCGGCACCCACCACCACCACCACGTCTGAAGGTTGCTCACCATTCACAAGGACCCACGGTAGGGCGTCGCGGCCGTCTGCCGATAGCAGGTTCCCGGTCATCGGGCCGTGGGGGCGATTTTGAGCTCCGACTGCGGTAGACCAGAAGACAGCCCCAGACAACGTTAGGACGACAGCATGAGCGAGCGGGTACTCGACCGAGTCGTGGAGATGGCGGACCAACTGCGCGAGCAAGCGCCGGAAGCGGAGCGCATCGGCCGGCTCACCGACGACACGGTAAAGATGATGAAGGCGGCCGGGTTGATCCGGCTGCTGCAGACCAAGCAGTACCAGGGTTTCGAGGTACACCCGCGGGAGTTCGCCGAGACGACAATGGCGACGGCAGCCCTGGATCCCGCCGCGGGCTGGATCGTCGGCGTGGTAGGCGTGCACCCGTACCAGCTGGCGTATGCGGACCCGAAGGTCGCCGCCGAGATCTGGGCGGACGACGTCGACACCTGGATGGCCTCGCCGTATGCGCCGCAGGGTGTGGCCCGGCCCGTAGAGGGTGGGTATGTCTTCAACGGGCGCTGGCAGTTCAGCTCGGGCACCGACCACTGCGACTGGATCATCCTGGGCGCGATGCTCGGTGACGACAAAGGCATCCCGCTGATGCCGCCCCGGATGCTGCACATGATCCTGCCGCGCAAGGACTACGAGATCGTCGACGATTCGTGGAACGTGGTGGGGCTGCGCGGCACCGGCTCCAAGGACGTCATCGTCAAGGACGCTTTCGTGCCCAGCTACCGGACCATGGACGCGACGAAGGTGATGGACGGCACCGCCCAGCGCGAGGCCGGGATGACCGAGCCGCTGTACCTGATGCCGTGGTCGACGATGTTTCCGCTGGGCATCTCGGCGGCGACGATCGGCATCGCCGAGGGCGCGCTGGCCGCACACCTGGACTACCAGCGTGAGCGCGTCGGGGCCACCGGGACCGCAATCAAGGACGACCCGTACGTCATGTACGCGATCGGCGAAGCCGCCGCCGACATCAACGCCGCCCGCCAGGAGTTACTGGCCAACGCCGACCGCATCTACGACATGGTCGCCGCCGGGAAAGAGGTGTCGTTCGCCGACCGCGCTGCCGGGCGGCGCACTCAGGTGCGGGCGGTGTGGCGCGCGGTCTCGGCGGTCGACGAGATCTTCGCCCGCTCCGGGGGCAACGCCTCGCGGATGGACAAGCCACTGCAGCGTTACTGGCGCGACGTGCATGTCGGACAGATGCACGCCATCCACGTGCCCGGCTCCACCTACCACGCCGCCGCGCTGAGCTCGTTCGGCGCCGAGCCTCCGATGGGTCCACTGCGCGCCTTGATCTAGGAGTGGCTGGTGTTCAAAAGCCTTGGCTACATTACTATTTCGACCGACGAAATCGA
This genomic stretch from Mycobacterium paragordonae harbors:
- a CDS encoding flavin-containing monooxygenase, whose product is MNGEQPSDVVVVVGAGFAGLYALHKLRAQGLQVRVLEAAPELGGTWYYNRYPGARCDVESVDYCYSFSEELQQEWDWTEKYATQPEILRYLNWVADKLDLRRDIELNTRVSSAVFDEDALHWTIATDTGQRLTARYVLMATGPLSDAMTPQFPGLDTFAGEIYHTAHWPHEPVDFTGKRVAVIGTGSSGIQSIPLIAEQAAQLTVFQRTPNFSVPAGNKPLSPQELDEIKSGYAERRRLSWRSGGGSPHITATKPAMHFSAEERRAAFEKRWQLGGVLYSKTFPDQTTDPAANEAAREFYEEKVRAVIEDPAVADLLIPTDHPIGTKRICTDSNYFQTFNQPNVTLVSVRATPIESVDSSGINTTDQHYDLDMIVLATGFDALTGALAKIDIVGRDGATLRDRWAHGPRSYLGLGIDGFPNLFVISGPGAPAVLANMVLHAEAQVNWIADAIEYLDARGYAAIEAGAEAVDSWGAECARLAEATLFTKANSWYMGANVPGKPRGFMLFIGGFATYNQICAEVAEAGYKGFELVKKPGTT
- a CDS encoding acyl-CoA dehydrogenase family protein; the encoded protein is MSERVLDRVVEMADQLREQAPEAERIGRLTDDTVKMMKAAGLIRLLQTKQYQGFEVHPREFAETTMATAALDPAAGWIVGVVGVHPYQLAYADPKVAAEIWADDVDTWMASPYAPQGVARPVEGGYVFNGRWQFSSGTDHCDWIILGAMLGDDKGIPLMPPRMLHMILPRKDYEIVDDSWNVVGLRGTGSKDVIVKDAFVPSYRTMDATKVMDGTAQREAGMTEPLYLMPWSTMFPLGISAATIGIAEGALAAHLDYQRERVGATGTAIKDDPYVMYAIGEAAADINAARQELLANADRIYDMVAAGKEVSFADRAAGRRTQVRAVWRAVSAVDEIFARSGGNASRMDKPLQRYWRDVHVGQMHAIHVPGSTYHAAALSSFGAEPPMGPLRALI